In one window of Desulforhabdus amnigena DNA:
- the rbr gene encoding rubrerythrin — translation MKKLAGSQTEKNLLAAFAGESQARNRYTYFAGQARKDGLMQIAAIFEETANQEKEHAKRFFSFLEGGEVTITAGYPAGVIGNTLENLKAAAAGEHFEHTELYPGFAKVAEEEGFDAIAKVFRFVSVAEKQHEKRYRDLAGNVENSKVFKRDTAVVWRCMNCGYLHEGPEAPQSCPACAHPQSYYELLGENW, via the coding sequence ATGAAAAAGCTTGCAGGGTCTCAAACGGAAAAAAACCTACTCGCAGCCTTTGCCGGAGAATCCCAGGCGCGCAATCGTTATACCTATTTTGCCGGGCAGGCGAGAAAAGACGGTCTGATGCAGATTGCCGCCATCTTTGAAGAGACGGCCAACCAGGAAAAGGAACACGCTAAAAGGTTTTTCAGCTTTCTGGAAGGTGGCGAAGTGACGATCACGGCGGGTTATCCCGCAGGGGTTATCGGGAATACTCTGGAGAACCTGAAGGCTGCTGCCGCAGGGGAACATTTCGAACATACGGAACTTTATCCCGGCTTTGCCAAAGTCGCCGAGGAAGAGGGTTTCGACGCCATCGCCAAAGTTTTCAGATTTGTTTCCGTTGCTGAAAAGCAGCATGAAAAAAGGTATCGTGACCTCGCAGGCAACGTTGAAAATTCGAAGGTTTTCAAACGAGACACCGCCGTCGTATGGCGCTGCATGAACTGCGGCTACTTGCATGAGGGCCCCGAAGCTCCACAGTCGTGCCCCGCCTGTGCACACCCTCAGTCTTACTATGAATTGCTGGGAGAGAACTGGTAG
- a CDS encoding Fur family transcriptional regulator has translation MGKKKFQRMTPQRKIILEELHNARFHPTADEIYERVRRRLPRISLGTVYRNLDALAVQGIIQKLDLAGSQRRFDVNTEIHHHVRCVSCGALEDVVVLPLYPVEKILQDTHGFEIQGVRMEFSGLCPRCKEAKTTSQEKQSQNKH, from the coding sequence ATGGGCAAGAAAAAATTCCAGAGAATGACTCCTCAGCGCAAAATCATCCTGGAGGAGCTGCACAATGCCCGGTTTCATCCTACGGCAGATGAAATCTATGAAAGGGTACGGCGTAGATTGCCGCGCATCAGCCTGGGAACTGTCTACAGGAATCTCGATGCGCTTGCCGTGCAGGGGATCATCCAGAAACTGGACTTGGCCGGCAGTCAAAGAAGGTTTGATGTGAATACCGAAATCCACCATCATGTGCGGTGTGTGAGCTGTGGAGCGTTGGAAGATGTGGTGGTTTTGCCTCTCTATCCGGTGGAGAAAATACTTCAGGACACTCATGGTTTTGAAATACAGGGAGTACGAATGGAGTTTTCCGGACTCTGCCCCAGATGCAAAGAGGCAAAGACGACTTCTCAAGAAAAACAAAGTCAAAATAAACACTGA
- a CDS encoding rubredoxin → MADPKEIYQCQTSNCGCFYDPDRGDRRGKIPKGTRFCELPEEWKCPVCGASKKMFKPLAGPGSVVGEKA, encoded by the coding sequence ATGGCAGATCCAAAAGAAATCTATCAATGCCAAACGTCGAATTGCGGTTGTTTTTATGATCCCGACAGGGGGGATCGCCGCGGGAAAATCCCCAAGGGCACCCGTTTCTGTGAATTGCCCGAGGAATGGAAATGCCCCGTTTGCGGAGCGAGCAAAAAAATGTTCAAACCGCTCGCAGGGCCGGGCTCCGTTGTTGGAGAGAAAGCCTGA
- a CDS encoding FprA family A-type flavoprotein, with protein MKPVEIKKGIQWVGAVDWNVRDFHGYSTPKGTTYNSYLVMDKKVTLFDTVKLPYKNTLIHNIRKVIDPEKIDYIVVNHVEMDHSGALPDIIDLIQPEKVFCSAMGKKALLQHYHREDWPYEVVESGREISLGEKTLQFVETRMLHWPDSMMTYIKEDKLLISSDGFGQHWATSERFDDEVDLDQLLFHSAKYYANILLPFSPLVEKLIANVKKLGLEIDMIAPDHGLIWRTHPAKILEAYGKWCRQESREKALIIYETMWQSTEKMAMAIADGLGEEGVEFKVLNLKLNHRSDVMTEVLDARAVVLGSSTLNNGIMPTMADMLCYMKGLKPADKIGAAFGSYGWSGEAVKLLNTALEEMKVKVVDPGMRIQFAPTHEDLQKCVELGRKIGQAMKGSSV; from the coding sequence ATGAAGCCGGTTGAAATTAAAAAGGGAATCCAATGGGTTGGAGCTGTTGACTGGAATGTGCGTGACTTTCACGGGTATTCAACGCCCAAAGGCACCACCTACAATTCTTACCTGGTCATGGACAAAAAGGTCACTCTTTTCGATACGGTGAAACTGCCCTACAAGAATACCCTCATCCATAATATCCGCAAAGTCATCGATCCCGAGAAGATCGATTATATCGTCGTGAATCATGTGGAAATGGACCATTCCGGTGCTCTTCCCGATATCATTGATCTGATTCAACCCGAAAAGGTGTTCTGTTCGGCTATGGGCAAGAAAGCTCTTCTGCAGCATTATCACAGGGAAGACTGGCCTTATGAAGTCGTTGAATCCGGACGGGAGATCAGCCTTGGAGAAAAGACCCTCCAGTTCGTCGAAACCCGCATGCTTCACTGGCCGGACAGCATGATGACCTATATCAAGGAAGATAAACTCCTCATTTCCAGCGATGGATTCGGGCAGCACTGGGCAACCAGCGAGCGGTTCGACGATGAAGTGGATCTCGATCAGCTGCTTTTCCATTCGGCCAAGTACTATGCCAATATTCTGCTGCCCTTTTCTCCCCTCGTGGAAAAACTCATTGCCAATGTGAAGAAGCTGGGTCTCGAGATCGACATGATCGCCCCCGACCATGGTCTCATTTGGAGAACTCATCCGGCCAAGATCCTTGAAGCGTATGGGAAATGGTGCCGTCAGGAGAGCCGGGAGAAGGCGCTCATCATTTATGAAACCATGTGGCAGAGCACGGAAAAGATGGCCATGGCCATAGCTGATGGTTTGGGAGAGGAAGGGGTGGAGTTCAAGGTGCTCAACCTCAAGCTGAATCATCGCAGTGATGTCATGACGGAAGTCCTGGATGCCAGGGCCGTGGTTTTGGGATCATCCACATTGAACAACGGCATCATGCCGACGATGGCCGATATGCTCTGTTATATGAAGGGATTGAAACCGGCGGACAAGATCGGTGCCGCTTTTGGATCCTATGGATGGAGCGGAGAGGCGGTAAAACTTCTCAACACTGCCCTGGAAGAGATGAAGGTCAAGGTGGTGGATCCGGGTATGAGAATCCAATTTGCGCCGACACACGAAGATCTTCAAAAATGCGTTGAGCTTGGCCGCAAGATCGGACAAGCCATGAAGGGAAGCAGTGTCTGA
- a CDS encoding succinate dehydrogenase/fumarate reductase cytochrome b subunit: MSNQPTAAQVAQPVRTDAYLDTLQMFTGVALILFMWSHMILVASVNFGPGVMNAIAGFLERTYLAQTGGPVIAFVFLVHFVLAARKLPFRAKEQKAMWEHSVRFNHLDTWLWNVQAITAMIILIMGSIHMWTVLTNLPITAAKSAARVQTGWWLLFYLLLLPMIELHVGIGFYRIGVKWGWITRSNRKGLKRFENKLTLVFITIGLITLFTLYFIINPA, encoded by the coding sequence ATGTCCAACCAACCAACAGCAGCTCAAGTAGCACAACCTGTGAGGACCGACGCGTACCTGGATACCCTGCAGATGTTCACTGGTGTCGCTCTGATCTTGTTCATGTGGAGTCACATGATCCTAGTGGCCAGTGTGAACTTCGGGCCGGGGGTAATGAATGCGATTGCTGGTTTCCTGGAAAGAACCTATCTGGCTCAGACGGGTGGGCCTGTTATCGCGTTCGTTTTTTTGGTTCATTTTGTTCTGGCGGCGCGCAAGCTTCCCTTCAGAGCCAAGGAACAGAAGGCCATGTGGGAGCACAGTGTGCGCTTCAATCACCTGGATACCTGGCTCTGGAATGTTCAAGCCATCACCGCCATGATCATTCTGATCATGGGGAGTATTCATATGTGGACCGTTTTGACCAACCTGCCCATCACGGCCGCCAAGAGTGCAGCCCGTGTGCAGACAGGATGGTGGCTTCTTTTCTACCTGTTGTTGCTTCCGATGATCGAACTCCATGTGGGAATCGGTTTCTACCGCATCGGCGTCAAATGGGGCTGGATCACCCGTTCCAACCGTAAGGGGTTGAAGCGCTTTGAAAATAAGCTGACGCTGGTCTTCATCACCATTGGTCTGATCACACTCTTCACTTTATACTTCATCATTAACCCTGCGTAA